In Nakaseomyces glabratus chromosome I, complete sequence, the sequence TAACAAGCACAGGGGGTTCTGAAGAATTACAGCAGTTGACAGAACAGTATACCGATTTAGCGGGAGACAGTAGTGTTCACTATGAAGTTAAACTGTCAAGCTTGTTGAATTGCTATATCATCTTATCAAGCCTTGTTAGTGAGGATATCGATAAGGCTAAAAACATTTCAAGATGTAATGATGTTTGGATGTCTATTCAAAGTATATTTGACAATTGCGATCTGCGTGATAATAGTTTATGGAATGTCACCATACTTATGGTGTGGATTATAAGCCATTTTGAGCCATTTACTGCAAACCCACTACCAAGTACTGATGAGGAAAAGTCATCTAAATTGGAAGCTTTTAAAGGCTACTACcagaataataaatacaatGTTATTGATAAAAAGGATGCCGGGATGCATAACAATCTTAAAGTTAAACGGGGACTTCTATTACATGTGCTGCTAAACTATATTGGAGCTCGATTATTTGAGCAGGATTTAGAGGAAATGACAAAAATCTCTGAGCGGTGTTTCCGCATGGCTAATATAAGCATAGAAGATGCCTCATATTCGAAAAAGTCTTCCAAGCAGCCCAGAGTTGGGAGTCTCAATACGACAGATATCGAAGAAAGTGAACTTGATCACCCAACCAATATGAATGTGGAAGGTAATCAAGGTATATGGGCTATACGATATATTATGGGTTTATGGTCATTAATGAACTATACTGTAGGCATGCGACAAAAAGAAGTGATATATACTAGAAATAAACTCAGCCGTATTATAGCTTCTTACCACCAGGCACAAGCATAGTAATGTTATTACCACTTAATAGCATCCTTCCATGGTGTTCCATTACCACTTCACTTTTCAAACCGTCATTTGCTGTAATTTCTGTAGTGTATTCGATTGGATCTTCCAAGATCACATTTACAAACTCATCAAATCCCACCAACTTACCGCTAAATTCGCGATTTGACTGTAATATTATGTGTACCTGCTGGTCTATGGTCTTGTCTATAACTTCCAATGGCAAAACGTCTAAACTGCTCATCTCACTATTGGGAAatgtttttcaaaactattttatcaaatgctGCTCTTTGCTAAATATTGGTGAGTCGAAAATTCAATGATGAAACGTAAATGCAGTTAAATTCTGTCACTGGTACGACGGCTTAATAATTATTATAGCTGATGTTATTGGCTTATAGACGAATCAGCAAACGCCAGCTATTGATCTTTGACAGTACTTGATGACTAAGGGTAACATTGCATCAAATACTAGCTCATCCTGGAATGCGTATTGTTACCATTCAACTTTCAATTCTGGAGTTCATTGAGCACACACaatcaaaggaaaaaataaaataccTAATACTTTTGAACGAAAACACGAGATTTTATATAAACTTTGGTACGAATGGTAAGTTCATGTCCGAACTAACAAATTCGTTGTCAGAACACACCGATTTCATTTTAGCATTGTATGTATACCATGAAAAGGCAGCAGGTATCATCAACAAGTACGAATGAATAAGAGGTGCAATTTCGAAGGTAATATACTTTTTGCCTTAATTGGACACTACGAAGCTTTCTTTGtcaatttgaagaatatttGGATACTGTAAATACTAGACTATATGGAATTCATCGCAAGTACTATTGTGaacaatacaaaaataagaatGTTGGGTGAAACAGCctaaaaaagaaataagtCGCACTATGACATGTTGTTAACAAGTTCTATGCGCTGCTGATTTGTCAATATTCACTGGATAAACAATACGGTTGTGCATACTACTCTTATCAttgtaaagaaaaatcatATTGAAATATAATTGAAGAGATAACCTTAACATAAGATACTTAAcgaaattcaaaaaaaatagaacaAGAACCAGGATCAATATAAAATTCGTTAGCAGTTTAACGGCTTTTCACTTTCTTTCATCCATAGCCTCTGACTCCGaaaatttcttgaatagAATACCATGTACCACCAATTGTAACGGATAGACAAAGTGCTTAAGTAAATGATTCATTTAGTGAAGTAGTGGTGCTatccttttttctttttcttctacaAGAATTTACTATCCTGATCACACCGTGCGGGATTGTCTTCACTTCTTAGAAGATGCAGTACTCACAGACCCTAAAAAGTCATGTTTGTTCCATAAACGTCAAAACTATGAGTTTTCTTAGAAGTAGACAACAAAGAAACCATGCTGCTCAAGTTGTAGTATTGCACCCACAATATCTTCAACCATCGCTAAATTATGCTGTTAGCGGAGCAAGCTTGATAAAGAGGTGAAGTTTAAATTCTTATCGAATCAATGTTCTTTCTCTGACCAAATCTGTGTGCGTAATGCTTATCGGGTAATAGAGTCAACTAAAATACAACCAAAGGTGTATGTGCGAATTGAGTTATTGTGTGGATTCTGACAACGAAGTCGATACTCAATTGGCCGAAATGGCCTGTCAGAAATAAATTCATTGGTTGAGCTTTTCCCTTTTGACAGTTATACCTTTAATCAAGGAAGGAAATAACTATACAATGGCCAACCATGCGGATTTTTAGTTACAACTCTTGGGTGCATTATCTGATATCTAATTCTGCTTGTGCTGAATAGTCTTTCCAGGAACGACTTATAGAGTAAAATTTGAGAAATGGTAAAGGTCAACCTGGCTATATAAATACCATCAGAAATGAGCAATTTCTTTGCAATTGGAAGCGTTTTAAAATTTGCTCATCGGTTTTATTATCTTATCATTGCTTCTTTGTTCTATTTTGTTCTAAAATCAAGGAATATCGATACCTAACTGTGTTATTCAACTTTGCTCAAGTACTATAATTTCCATAGTCGATAATACATAGCAAGATCTGTTCTACATtataaaaggaaaatatgCCTAACAAAGTATTTAACGTGGCAGTCTTCTTTGTCGTGTTCAGAGAATGTTTGGAAGCTGTTGTTATCGTTTCCATTCTATTGTCTTTCCTGAAGCAAGCAATTGGTTCCAAAGATATTAAATTATATCGCAAATTGCGTAAGCATGTTTGGATTGGTGTCGCACTCGGGTTCTTTATCTGTTTAGTGATTGGTGCTGGTTTCATTGGTGCCTACTACTCTTTACAGAAAGATATCTTTGGTTCTACAGAAGATTTATGGGAAGGTATTTTCTGTATGATTGCTACTACTATGATCAGTATGATGGGTATTCCAATGTTGCGTATTAACAAGTTGCAAAGTAAATGGCGTGTGAAGCTTGCTCGTTCACTTGTTGATATTCCAAAGAGAAAGCGTGATTACTTCAGGATTGGTTATTTGACTAGACGTTATGCGATGTTCATCTTACCTTTCATCACTGTTTTAAGAGAAGGTTTGGAAGCTGTCGTTTTTGTCGCTGGTGCCGGTATTACCACGAAGGGTTCTCACGCATCCGCTTATCCTTTACCAGTCGTTGTTGGTCTAATTGCTGGTTTTATAGTTGGATTCCTATTATATTACGGTACTTCAAAGTCTTCCATGCAAATCTTTTTAGTTATTTCTACCTCCATTCTTTACTTAATTGCAGCCGGTTTGTTCTCAAGAGGTGCTTGGTACTTCGAAAACTACAGATTCAACAAGGCAACGGGTGGTGATGCttctgaaggtggtgaCGGTAATGGTTCCTATAATATCGCTAAATCAGTTTACCATGTTAACTGTTGTAATCCTGAACTGGACAACGGTTGGGATATTTTCAACGCTTTGTTGGGATGGCAAAATACTGGTTATCTGTCCAGTATTCTTTGTTACAATATTTACTGGGTTGTTCTAATTATTGTCTTAGGTTTGATGATGCACGAAGAAAGATATGGCCACTTACCATTTATGAGAAACGTTGGTATGAGACACTTAAACCCAGGTTATTGGataaagaacaagaagaaggacGAATTGACTGATGAACAAAAGGCTGAGCTGCTAAACCGTATGGACAACATTCAATTCAATGAAGAAGGTGATATTGTCGCTCATGCTAACGAAGAAGAACACGACCAGGAGAGTTCTTTGTTGAGAGGCAACTCTAACAAGATGGGATCCAAGGAAGAATTGAACTTCAAGGTTACCACTACCAGTTCCGACTAATTATAGGGAATAGCTGACAGctatctttttctttttgttacTCTTccttaaaaataataataataatatgcCAATCTTATTTCCCCGCCCTAATAATTACtcattatttcaaaaagtaTAAGACGTTGGCATGAATGAACAATAATAaggaaaatataataagcaataaattattaatga encodes:
- the LSM5 gene encoding RNA-binding protein LSM5 (CAGL0I06721g~Ortholog(s) have RNA binding, poly(U) RNA binding activity, role in mRNA splicing, via spliceosome and Lsm1-7-Pat1 complex, U4/U6 x U5 tri-snRNP complex, U6 snRNP, nucleolus, small nucleolar ribonucleoprotein complex localization), with the translated sequence MSSLDVLPLEVIDKTIDQQVHIILQSNREFSGKLVGFDEFVNVILEDPIEYTTEITANDGLKSEVVMEHHGRMLLSGNNITMLVPGGKKL
- the FTR1 gene encoding high-affinity iron permease FTR1 (CAGL0I06743g~Putative ferrous iron transmembrane transporter involved in iron uptake), which codes for MPNKVFNVAVFFVVFRECLEAVVIVSILLSFLKQAIGSKDIKLYRKLRKHVWIGVALGFFICLVIGAGFIGAYYSLQKDIFGSTEDLWEGIFCMIATTMISMMGIPMLRINKLQSKWRVKLARSLVDIPKRKRDYFRIGYLTRRYAMFILPFITVLREGLEAVVFVAGAGITTKGSHASAYPLPVVVGLIAGFIVGFLLYYGTSKSSMQIFLVISTSILYLIAAGLFSRGAWYFENYRFNKATGGDASEGGDGNGSYNIAKSVYHVNCCNPELDNGWDIFNALLGWQNTGYLSSILCYNIYWVVLIIVLGLMMHEERYGHLPFMRNVGMRHLNPGYWIKNKKKDELTDEQKAELLNRMDNIQFNEEGDIVAHANEEEHDQESSLLRGNSNKMGSKEELNFKVTTTSSD